From the genome of Cynocephalus volans isolate mCynVol1 chromosome 14, mCynVol1.pri, whole genome shotgun sequence, one region includes:
- the LOC134363331 gene encoding ubiquitin-like protein 5: MIEVVCNDRLGKKVRVKCNTDDTIGDLKKLIAAQTGTCWNKIVLKKWYTIFKDHVSLGDYEIHDGMNLELYYQ, from the coding sequence ATGATCGAGGTTGTTTGCAACGACCGCCTGGGGAAGAAAGTCCGCGTTAAATGCAACACCGATGACACCATCGGGGACCTTAAGAAGCTCATCGCAGCCCAAACTGGCACCTGTTGGAACAAGATTGTCCTTAAGAAGTGGTACACGATTTTTAAGGACCACGTGTCTCTGGGGGACTATGAAATCCACGATGGGATGAACTTGGAACTTTATTACCAATAG